GCAGCTTAGacagctcctacacacacacacgcactttaCAATCATGTCAGACTGTAGTACACCCAACAAGCTTTTACCAACACCATTCCCTTCATGGATTTAAAAGAAGTGGATATATGAAAACAATGGTCAATAGTggaactaaagtgtgtgtgttgctaTAATCATATTTTGTTAACTCTAATATAGCCCATGCTTAtacagtaagtcgctctggataagagcgtctgctaaatgacttaaatgtaaatgtatgtaaatctGTAAACCAGACGGAGGCATCTGACCTGTTTGAGGGAGACGTTCTCATCTTTGAGCTTCACCACGTGTCTGATCTTCTGTTTCTGGTTCTGGTGGCCCAGCAGACGAGCGTAGGCGTCCGCGAGCCGGGTCAGCTCCTCCTGGTTTGCCCCATTCTCATTCAGTAGCGCGTCCCGTTCTGCAGCAAACCCATTCAGCTGCTCCTGCAGGGCCAGACCAACCGGAGGGAGAGATGTGGGAACATAGAATTTGAAACAGTAGAACGGGCTCTCCCCCGTTTAAGTCAATGATGGGCGTACCCCTTCTATTCATATGGGGAAATATACATGACCATTGGCAGCAACACACAAGAAAACATCTCAGAGGAACTACATTTCCCATAATGCGGCAGTGGTGACCCCTTGCCTCTGCTGTGACTGACCTGGAAGGGCTTGACCTTAGTGTAGAGCTCCTCGTACCGTCTCCTCCAGTGTTCTGTCTCTGCATCACTGAGAGACGAAAGGACAGAGTTGGAACAGTGTATTGAGAGCCTATCCTTTGGTGTTATAATACCATTGTCTTCTACTTGATGATCTGGGTGCGTATTCACAAGGTCTCAGAGTAGGGTGTGGCTCCAGGGTCAGTTCCCCTGTCCATGCAATTGCATTTATTCATTCATCTGAAAACTGATGGGGAAACTGATCCAAGAACCACACTCAGACAGttcatgaatacaggccctgatcttcacagcccagtaagtgCTTCCTGGTCCTCCTCACCTCTTGTCCCGAGTTGCCACCAGCTGTCTCTGGAAgtctcttctctgttcctccaTCTCCCACTGGAGAGTCACCTTCTCCTGGACAACTGGGTCCACCTGGCTCTGGAGAGAAACCACCTCCTTGTCCACCTGGCTCTGGAGAGTCACCTTCTCCTGGACAACTGGGTCCACCTGGCTCTGGAGAGTCACCTTCTCCTGGACAACTGGGTCCACCTGGCTCTGGAGAGTCACCTTCTCCTGGACAACTGGGTCCACCTGGCTCTGGAGAGTCACCTTCTCCTGGACAACTGGGTCCACCTGGCTCTGGAGAGTCACCTTCTCCTGGACAACTGGGTCCACCTGGCTCTGGAGAGAAACCTTCTCCTGGACAACTGGGTCCACCTGGCTCTGGAGAGAAACCTTCTCCTGGACAACTGGGTCCACCTGGCTCTGGAGAGAAACCTTCTCTTCCATCAGTTCTAACTGGTTTTGGAGACTCGCTCTCTGTTCTTCTGCCTTCATCAGTCGGTTGTGTATTAGTTCTACCTGGTCCTGAAGGCCCCGTTTGTCTATTTCAAACTTCTCCACTACCGTTTTCagttcatccctctctttctctacctccatgTGGGTCTCTAGACAGGGCAGATCTTTCTTTACCTGATCCTCCATCTTCTCCAACTGGTTGTGAAGGCTCAGTTTCTCCTTTTCAACCTCTCCTACCAAGCACTGAAGAGCTAGCTTCTCCTCCTCTAACACCTCCACCCGTCTCTCTagcctccccacctcctctgacATCCATTGCTTCAagtctcttctctgcacctccctctcttccttctccttctccagtaGCCTTTGaacctcctctttctccatcctctcctcctgcagCTGTCTCTGCACCTCCTCCTCagccctcttcatctcctcatctctctgagCTAGACGAGTCTGTGCCGACAACAGCATTCTAGAGGGGAGGTGGGGGACCGAGAGAAGGGAGAGCGTCAGAGGTTGCACATTCAATCACCAAATATTGAGAAGCATTATGAGCTCACCTTGCATACTCTGCTCTTGCTTTCTCCTGAGCCTGCTGGTCAGCTAGATGTTTCTCCtgctccccctccatctcctccctcacttTCTTCACCTCCACCTCTTTACACTgattcactctctccatctcttctttcaTCTGCTTCGtcaccctctccacctcttcctccagcgctctacccctctcctctgctcccttcaGGGCCTGCCTGAAGCTGGTGGAACAAAATACACATTTTGAAGTCTTAAAGCAGATTTATGCTTGATCTGGGGATGTGATGTGGAGGCTCTGTACGGAGGGTGTGACAATTGCAGGGCCTCTGGAGGCCAAATCAAGCTCCGTACTGCGATGCCATGCATCTCCCGCCAAACAAATTGCAATGCAGAGAGCTCCATATATCTCTGCATTGGCGGTAGGTGGGGGCAGTacgtcctgtataaacacaaactcacttacTCCAAGACAACAGCAAGAAGTTAGACTGCCCTGAACTGTCATTAACGCTGTACTGACACTGCAGAACCCGATTGACCATAAATCAGCTTTTACAGAGCCATGACTGCTAATACTTTAACCCAAagttaaagggacagttcacttAAAATTAAGTTTAAGATGTTTTCATCCATCAAAAGTTATCTTTAGTGAAACAAGAATGAATGTGGGTTTTTTCCCTTTAaacacattaaaaaaaaacaggtcaacaggtcaactcCGCACCTCTCCAGTTCAGTGGCCAGGTCTCCTATCTTGCTGAGGGAGGTGGTGTGTTCCTCCTGCAGGCTCCTCATGGTAGAGTGTACCACCTGCACGTCACTGCTCCTCCTGGATGGAGATACAACACACAACGTTGAAAGGAACAGTGAGCAAAGGGGAGGTGCAGAATTCCTAATCTTAGTCACATAACAGGGCTCGACATTAACACTTGTCCGCTTTCCCAGtataagaaaaaaaaacatttgtcaggGAAGCAGAATATAGATTTAAGTTGCCCGAATGGACAAGTAAAAAAGTAAAATCGCAATATCAAGAATATACTGATTGGATCAGATTGTCTCCCAATTTCTGTAGACCGCGTCAGAGAATAATTgtattgcattgacaggcacaAGCCGTCTTCACCAATCCCCGGGGGCGCCGGTCGTCCTCACCGATCCCCGGGGGCGCCGGTCGTCCTCACCAATCCCCGGGGGCGCCGGTCGTCCTCACCAATTCGGTCGTCCTCACCAATCCCCGGGGGCGCCGGTCGTCCTCACCAATCCCCGGGGGCGCCGGTCGTCCTCACCAATCCCCGGGGGCGCCGGTCGTCCTCACCAATCCCCGGGGGCGCCGGTCGTCCTCACCAATCCCCGGGGGCGCCGGTCGTCCTCACCAATCCCCGGGGGCGCCGGTCTCCTCACCAATCCCCGGGGCGCCGGTCGTCCTCACCAATCCCGGGGGCGCCGGTCGTCCTCACCAATCCCCGGGGCGCCGGTCTCCTCACCAATCCCCGGGGCGCCGGTCGTCTTCACCAATCCCCGGGGCGCCGGTCGTCCTCACCAATCCCCGGGGGCGCCGGTCGTCTTCACCAATCCCCGGGGCCCGGTCGTCCTCACCAATCCCGGGGCGCGTCCTCACCAATCCCCGGGGGCGCCGGTCGTCCTCACCAATCCCGGGGCGCCGGTCGTCCTCACCAATCCCCGGGGCGCCGGTCGTCTTCACCAATCCCCGGGGGCGCCGGTCGTCTTCACCAATCCCCGGGGGCGCCGGTCGTCTTCACCAATCCCCGGGGGCGCCGGTCGTCTTCACCAATCCCCGGGGGCGCCGGTCGTCTTCACCAATCCCCGGGGCGCCGGTCGTCTTCACCAATCCCGGGGCGCCGGTCGTCTTCACCAATCCCCGGGGCGCCGGTCGTCTTCACCAATCCCCGGGGCGCCGGTCGTCTTCACCAATCCCGGGGGCGCCGGTCGTCTTCACCAATCCCGGGGCGCCGGTCGTCTTCACCAATCCCCGGGGGCGCCGGTCGTCTTCACCAATCCCCGGGGGCGCCGGTCGTCTTCACCAATCCCCGGGGCGCCGGTCGTCTTCACCAATCCCGGGGCGCCGGTCGTCTTCACCAATCCCCCGGGGCGCCGGTCGTCTTCACCAATCGGTCGTCTTCACCAATCCCCGGGGGCGCCGGTCGTCTTCACCAATCCCCGGGGGCGCCGGTCGTCTTCACCAATCCCCGGGGGCGCCGGTCGTCTTCACCAATCCCCGGGGGCGCCGGTCGTCTTCACCAATCCCCGGGGGCGCCGGTCGTCTTCATCAATCCCactggctgggatgtccttgtcccactGCGCTCGGCGGCGACAAGTGACTCGAGCTTTCAGTCAAGCCCTGCATAATGAGTAactatttgggatgcagtcttCGATTCAGCTAAACCTGTAGCTAAACTCCACGGCAACTCCAGCCAACCAACTTCTCTTATTTGAAACACTATTTCAAAGGATGTTAAAAGCAAAGCAAAGCGCATTTCATTCATGTTTTTAGTTCCGCGTTAAACCTCCAGACTCACCTGTCTAGCAGTGCTCTGGCCTCAGTCAGCTCTCTCTCCAACTCAGTCTTCTCCTGTTGGAGACCCTGTAGAGCCTCCCCTCTCCGCTCATCCTGCAACTCCAGAACTGACAGCACTCCTAGAGCCTCCTCCAACTCATCCTCCAACTGTtttctttcctcctctgtctcctccctcaccctctccagcACTGAGGCCAGGGAGGCTGCATGCTCCTAGGGAGAACGAGAGGAGTcagatgtaggattttaatgGGTGCCATATTAGATTCAAGTCATCCCCAACACCACTAACCTTTTCCTGCTTCAGCTCCTCAGCCAGGGAGGTGTATGTCTGCTCCAGCTGCTCCTgcacctcctcctcactcctcctgtTCTCCCGCAGGAGGCTCAGCTCTGCCTTCagctcctccactctcccctggcTATTAACTaaagacagatacacagacacttGAATAGAGCCCACAATGATAACAACAACCTAGAAACAATACCCCAAAACCTGACCCTTCAGGAAAACTGGAAAAGGGTAAGATCCAAAATTCCTGATAAATCTGCTTAAGATAAGTTCCCATTATAGCCATTATTTCAGATCTACAAGGAACCATCAAGAGTCTAGTACTTTAGGGTATGTCAGTAATATAAATTAGGGACTAGGATTGTTTGTTTACCGCTCTCCTCCTCCAGGACCTTGCACTTCTCTTCCAGGTGAGCTACTTTGTCATCCagctcctcccctgtcctcctcagCACCTCTCGCAGCCGCACTAGCTCCGCCTCTTGCTGCCGCACTGCAATCTGGGAGTCAGAAACTTCCTGGTTGGCCCGTTGCATCTGTACCTCCATCTCTCCCAATGCCTTCTGGGAGGACATCAGCTCCGCCTCCCGCCGCTCCAGAAGCTTCTCAGTCTCCTGCAAAGCATCACGGGAAGCCTGCAGGTCCTGCTGACGTttctctgactcctcctccttCTGACGGAGAGTGTTCTGAGAGTTTTCAAGCTCCGCGGTGCACTGCTCAAGTTTCTGCTCAAGATGGCTGAGAGAAAAGGACATGGTGTGAGATCAGCTGTTGTTTTGCAGGTCAACCAAGACAACTTGGAAACTGATGTCATCAATTTCAACGTGGACAGAAAAATAAACCCCGAATTTCAATGATTCTGAAAGAAGTTGTTCAGGGAGGACATGTGCATTTGCTCACCCCAGTTTCTCCTGCTGAGACTCAGAGATGCTGTTCACCATCTCGGTCTTCCCATGAAGCTTCATACGCAGATCCTAAGGAGACACAATAGCATGTTATAACAGCCTCAATTAGAACTATTTTCTGTCTACGTTGAAAACCCGATGTAAGCATGATCATGGACCAGTCAAGTAGTTTCTCCATACACATTTCTTCCCTCAGTAAACAGTATGTTTAAcagactcccgagtggcgcagcatctGTGTtataggcgtcactacagacccttgttCGATCCCGGgctcacaaccggccgtgatcagaagtcccatagggcagtgcacaattggcccagcgtaatCCGggttaggcagtcattgtaaaataagaatatgttcttaactgacttgcatagttaaataaaggctaaataaatgttttaaaatgttagTATTTCATCTCTTGTTCCCTCCCTCCACAGTTTAATCATCAACCTCTCCTTTCTATCCCTCCCTTATTAAGCCCTCCCCAAAGAATTGGAAACATTCCCtttgagatttaaaaaaatattaccATTCCTCTCCCTTATCGAATGGTTTGTCCTGTCTGAACTAGTTTCATTTGACttgctttgtgtgtgtctctccttacATGTTTCTTCCCTCAGTGACaagcatattacatttacatttaagtcatttagcagacgctcttatccagagcgacttacaaattgatattATTTCCTGGATGTGTGTGTCTCCTTACATGTTTCTTCCCTCTAGTTCCTGGATGTGTGGGTCTCTCCTTACATGTTTATTCCCTCAGTGACCAGTATATTAGTTCCTGGATGTGTGTGTCTCCTTACATGTTTATTCCCTCAGTGACCAGTATATTAGTTCCTGGATGCGTGTGTCTCCTTACATGTTTCTTCCCTCAGTGACAAGAATATTATTTCCTGGATGTGTGTGTCTCCTTACATGTTTCTTCCCTCAGTGACCAGTATATTAGTTCCTGGATGTGTGAGTCTCTCCTTACATGTTTATTCCCTCAGTGACCAGTATATTAGTTCCTGGATGTGTGGGTCTCTCCTTACATGTTTCTTCCCTCAGTGACCAGTATATTAGTTCCTGGATGTGTGTCTCCTTACATGTTTCTTCCCTCAGTGACCAGTATATTAGTTCCTGGATGTGTGGGTCTCTCCTTACATGTTTCTTCCCTCAGTGACCAGTATATTAGTTCCTGGATGTGTGGGTCTCTCCTTACATGTTTCTTCCCTCAGTGACCAGTATATTAGTTCCTGGATGTGTGTCTCCTTACATGTTTCTTCCCTCAGTGACCAGTATATTAGTTCCTGGATGTGTGGGTCTCTCCTTACATGTTTCTTCCCTCAGTGACCAGTATATTAGTTCCTGGATGTGTGTCTCCTTACATGTTTCTTCCCTCAGTGACCAGTATATTAGTTCCTGGATGTGTGTCTCCTTACATGTTTCTTCCCTCAGTGACCAGTATATTAGTTCCTGGATGTGTGGGTCTCTCCTTACATGTTTCTTCCCTCAGTGACCAGTATATTAGTACCTGGATGTGGTCGTTGGCTGTGTCCAGGTAACCCTGAAGAACATTGACCTCCTCTCTCAGCTCCTGGACCAAAGCTGAGAAACAGGGATACAGCACACATGGTTAGAATCATACCATCTAAAGGAGTAATTATACAGAGGATGGGAGAATGGACATAAACACACAACTTACCTTGCAGCGTATCCATATCATTCTCCAGCTCCTCATTCTGGACTTTGGTGTCATGGTGGAGGTCCTCTGAAAACCaaacattaaataaataaataaacttttTTTTGTCCAACTAAGCCAGGTACTGTATTAGGGGTAAGGTGTCAACACAGGCTTGTTTGACTATTTTAATCCATCTTTTAATTTGAAATTGTGTTAATCTTTCTCACCTTTATTAGTTTAGGACTTTGAACTAGATTTTGTTGGTAAGAAATGTCctgtataaaaaacatttgattgattgataagcACTAGGCAGGTTAACGATGAGGtgactgcaactcgctgttggctgggctccctgcctgtgccattaaacccctacaactcatccagaacgccgcagcccgtctggtgttcaaccttcccaagttctctcacgtcaccccgctcctccgctctctccactggcttccagttgaagctcgcatccgctacaagaccatggtgcttgcctacggagctgtgaggggaacggcacctcagtacctccaggctctgatcaggccctacacccaaacaagggcactgcgttcatccacctctggcctgctcgcctccctaccactgaggaagtacagttcccgctcagcccagtcaaaactgttcgctgctctggccccccaatggtggaacaaactccctcacgacgccaggacagcggagtcaatcaccaccttccggagacacctgaaaccccacctctttaaggaatacctaggataggataaagtaatccttctcacccccctccccttaaaagatttagatgcactattgtaaagtggctgttccactggatgtcataaggtgaatgcaccaatttgtaagtcgctctggataagagcgtctgctaaatgacttaaatgtaaatataatgtAAATGAGGTGTCAGTGAGATCAGGCGTTCTCACCCAGGTCCTTGTTCCTCTCCCTCAGGGCGGTGAGTGTAGCTCTGGCTGCCTCCAGGTCTGTCTCCAGCAACTTCACCTGGCCCTCTGTACTGATCTGGAGGAAACTCAGCTCCTGATAGGACAACAACTGTCAGTCACTCAACCATCCATACTACACCTGCAGGAAACTCAGCTCCTGAACAAAAACACAATATCAGCACACACATTAATAATTTAGAGCGAAAGAGGTGTGTAAGGCAAACACCACTCTAGATAGACAGGATAGTAAATGGTGTGTGAACAGGGCCACATTCAGTCACCAAACCTTGCAGATAGAAATGTGATGAATAGAGaggtcatgacgttggcctgggggtaggtgtatgacagtcataaataaatCTTCCccactttttcctctctctaccctactgatgttacatttgtaAGAAAATTGGTtaacagagattctgggaacaacaGAAGGTGGGAGGAagtgaactatattctggtaatccgaacaattgaacatatgcagtggtacttaatgaatatgatgtcagttcggttgtcatctgagacattatcaatgataagatgacaaactctacagtggaaagtctacacagagttatcggattcacatggaatcgttgttcaatttaaatgtttgaatatgaaatgatttgtgatgggatgaaatgtgattttagcttctgaATGTAAGATtagggttttcataagatagggctctgctcaatcagtggcccgcccctgtgaagggacatggggtaTAAAACTGTTCAagcacgccctcctctcccttcctatataagcccttgacgacagtataacctcctgttccaaggATGTAGGAcaacggtccgatgtcagaacgGTTCAggtaataactacagaacgaaaccaacatcagtgtgagcttcggttgcaaatggtatgaactttgaactcttattcactacagaagtgatacctcctagccgttgagttatcaacagcagctgcaaacgagggttaggaaggaacagacaagAGTATCCCATCTGTCGCACAACGACACTACTACAacttatccaattgaccaccagagaccttattcaaaggacagaggactcggtttggcaacacggtcttccatctaccaccaacctactgaaacGCAGCTCAGAATAAATATTTATtgtattttccttttccaaatgagcggtaatttagaatgcatcatatactgtatttaagacagcacagcttctccctgtgtccctcagtctttccactctttcactcaaacccagcccttttcatttgtgtaacaagctgtcatatctgttccgcctgctagggacgttttcctttatgaagtaatttgtaatcaagttatgatttaattatatgcatgtgtaattctgtgtgactatttagtaaataaataattaaacccaattttgtattgctgattgttagccagggttcgtgcagataaccaataatttacaactttcagatgagactgaattaagatgacgattaatattgactgctattgatgtaaactattactaggtctttaagagtttattcgggagataacagctctataaatattattttgtgttgCCCGACTCTCTCATTAATTATCTTTActtgattagctcaatcaggtaatagtaattacggataaattattttatagactAGCATGTCATAttacttaatccggcatagccaaagacaacACTGCCATGCCCCCTAGCCAAAGACACGGCAGAGCCAAACCTGGCAGATAGAAATACCATGAATAGAGCCAACGTAGTAATTTATTTGACATAGTAGTATGTTCTATACAGCATATTTCAATCTGAAAATTTGAACACTTTGGGTATACCTTGTCATTGACGTCCAATTTGTTTCTGGCCTCCATCAGCTCCATAGACAGAGACTGGATCCTCTTCTTAGTGGTGTCTGCAGAAACCTGGTGGAACACAACACAATCAGACATTTACAAAACACGGTACAAACAGAAAATGTGAACATTTCTAATTGAACAAGTTGGGGGGGAGGGGTAGTACCCAATAACAGTATTGTTTTGTCAACTAGACCCAGATAACCCATAACCAGTTTATTATACCTTTCTAACCATGCAGTTAAATACTTTTGCTTTAAGACCATTGGGCCGGTTTCCCAAGCACAGATTAAGCCTTGTCCAAGACGAAAAAGCATTCTTAaaaatggagattctccattgaaaTAGCTTTTAATTTCAGCACTTGACCAAATCTGTTAGGAAAGCAACCCATTGAGTTGAGCATACCAACATTTCACTACCATCAACCACCACATTACCTTGTTCTTGAGGAACTCGTTAGTCTTCTTAAGCTCAGCCAGCTGTCTCTCCAGGGTGGTGACGTTAGCTGCCAGACCAGTCTTCTCCCTGACCGCAGACAACAGCTTGGCCTCCACCTTCCTCAGCTCCTCCTCCAGGGTTACCAGGCGCCTGTCCTGCTCCCCACGCTGCTGCACCAGGGACCGGAtctacaggagggagggaggagacagggtggatCAGTGCATTAGATTGAAGGAAGAAAATAAGGCGTGCAGTAAGGTAAGTCACAGCAGCTGTGATAACTGGAAAACCTTGTGTCCactttagaggtcgaccgattaatcagaatggccgatttcaagttttcataacaatcggaaatctgtatttttggacgccgattttgccgttttatttttttaaatatattttacaactttatttaacgagcgaagtcagttaagaacacattcttattttcaatgacagcctaggaacggtgggttaactgccttgttcaggggcagaatgacagatgtttaccttgtcagctcggggattcaatcttgcaaccttacggttaactagtccaacgctctaaccacctgcctcacgaggagcctgcctgttacgcaaatgcagtaagaagccacggtaagttgcaagctagcattaaacttctcttataaaaaacaatcaatcataatcactagttaactacacatggttgatgatattactagtttatatagcgtgtcctgcattgcatctAATCGATGCGCATTCGCAAAAAAGGACTgttgttgctccaatgtgtacctaaccataaacatcaatgcctttcttaaaatcaatgcaaagtagtatatattttttaaacctgcatatttagctaaaagaaaggttagcaggcaatattaaccaggtgaaattgtgtcacttcacttgcgttcattgcacgcagagtcagggtatatgcaacagtttgggcagcctggctcattgcgaactaatttcccagaattttacgtaattgtGACATAACATTTAAGGTtttgcaatgtaacagcaatatttagacttaaggatgccatccgttagataaaatacgtaacggttccatatttcactgaaataaacgttttgttttcgaaatgatagtttgcGGATTTGACCATTAAtaacctaaggctcgtatttctatgttattatgttataaattaagtctatgatttgatagagcagtctgattgagcggtggtaggcagcagcaggctcgtaagcattcattcaaacctcactttcgtgcattttgccaacagctcttcgcaatgcttcaagcattgcactgtttatgacttcaagcctatcaactcccaagattaggctggagtaaccgatgtgaaatgactagctagttagcggggtgtgtgctaatagtgtttcaaacgtcattCGCtttgagacttggagtggttgttccccttgctctgcatgggtaacgctgcttcgaggatgGCCGTTGTCgctgtgttcctggttcgagcgaggagagggacggaagctatactgttacactggcaatacaaaagtgcctataagaacatccaatagtcgaAGGTATATGAAacacaaatggtatagagagaaatagtcctataattcctataataactacaactatAATAACtcaaacttcttacctgggaatattgaagactcatgttaaaaggaaccaccagctttcatatgttttcatgttctgagcaaggaacttaaacgttagctttcttacatggcacatattgcacttttactttcttctccaattttttttgttgcattatttaaaccaaatttaacatgtttcattatgaggctaaatgtattttattgatgcattatattaagttaaaataagtgttcattcagtattgttgtaattgtcatggttacaaataaatttaaaaaataatttaaaaaataaataggccaattaatctgtatctgctttttttgttcctccaataaatcggtatcagcgttgaaaattcataatcggtcgacctcgtCCACAT
Above is a genomic segment from Oncorhynchus gorbuscha isolate QuinsamMale2020 ecotype Even-year linkage group LG23, OgorEven_v1.0, whole genome shotgun sequence containing:
- the LOC124011320 gene encoding hyaluronan mediated motility receptor-like isoform X3, whose translation is MSFSRAPVKRFNENIGCAPAPGTYELKPGEVKGPASFHRSERFKLLKASGAPFIPPPSPSKDVPMSPVAVRRTMSVDGLVDGSMSKKDQSGQSMQMKQQKLLEKEIRSLVQQRGEQDRRLVTLEEELRKVEAKLLSAVREKTGLAANVTTLERQLAELKKTNEFLKNKVSADTTKKRIQSLSMELMEARNKLDVNDKELSFLQISTEGQVKLLETDLEAARATLTALRERNKDLEDLHHDTKVQNEELENDMDTLQALVQELREEVNVLQGYLDTANDHIQDLRMKLHGKTEMVNSISESQQEKLGHLEQKLEQCTAELENSQNTLRQKEEESEKRQQDLQASRDALQETEKLLERREAELMSSQKALGEMEVQMQRANQEVSDSQIAVRQQEAELVRLREVLRRTGEELDDKVAHLEEKCKVLEEESVNSQGRVEELKAELSLLRENRRSEEEVQEQLEQTYTSLAEELKQEKEHAASLASVLERVREETEEERKQLEDELEEALGVLSVLELQDERRGEALQGLQQEKTELERELTEARALLDRRSSDVQVVHSTMRSLQEEHTTSLSKIGDLATELESFRQALKGAEERGRALEEEVERVTKQMKEEMERVNQCKEVEVKKVREEMEGEQEKHLADQQAQEKARAEYARMLLSAQTRLAQRDEEMKRAEEEVQRQLQEERMEKEEVQRLLEKEKEEREVQRRDLKQWMSEEVGRLERRVEVLEEEKLALQCLVGEVEKEKLSLHNQLEKMEDQVKKDLPCLETHMEVEKERDELKTVVEKFEIDKRGLQDQVELIHNRLMKAEEQRASLQNQLELMEEKVSLQSQVDPVVQEKVSLQSQVDPVVQEKVSLQSQVDPVVQEKVTLQSQVDPVVQEKVTLQSQVDPVVQEKVTLQSQVDPVVQEKVTLQSQVDKEVVSLQSQVDPVVQEKVTLQWEMEEQRRDFQRQLVATRDKSDAETEHWRRRYEELYTKVKPFQEQLNGFAAERDALLNENGANQEELTRLADAYARLLGHQNQKQKIRHVVKLKDENVSLKQELSKLRAQVSRQKGGQPQRRVDPIKALNHLDSKENEQPAAAPLRQGNRC